In the Drosophila willistoni isolate 14030-0811.24 chromosome 3R, UCI_dwil_1.1, whole genome shotgun sequence genome, cAGTTCAGTATAAAGCTTTTATATTTACTTTAACCCATTTTAGAAAActgtttaaattttcaaacagTAAGTTTGCTGCATTTTCTTTGATTATATTACAATCAGAAGAAAGTAATTAACTGTAGTTAGTTTTTTCGATTTCTAGAGTTTAAAGATAAAATACTATGGATATGAAtcaacaattttacagcctGATCCAAAATTAGCTAAGCAGATGCAAAGAAACGGATATACAGTGGTGGTCAACAGGTTagctcccttttttttttactttgaatttgattttcttggCTCCTAGGATATTtaatgaaaaactttttttttcagttttttgttCGTTATTGTATTTAGATAATGACCCGTAATTATTGTCATGTCAGCATTCGACGTTTTTTTTACAGGTGCCTTTGAACGAAAAGCGCCCCACAAATTCTGGTCAGTAGTTTAGCCCCGTCtttccaaaatctttaatattatagttaGACATGTAGTATTTATTTTGGGgccaattgaaattttgtgtttttgtatgtaattctGAGGTCCTTTGATTTAACGCCGTTTTACGATAccaatttaaactaaagtaCGTTTTTCTTGATTAACATATGAAAGTAAATTTCCCGTCAAATGATACATGTTTTGTAAAAATCCGACAAAAATTAGATCGATTTCATCGCCCATCATTTCAGTAGACAGTTTTGAAAATTCTAACTGAAAAAATCTTTAAAGGGAAAACTTCGCTTCTAGGCTCTAAGCTTCTTTATGTTAAAGTTTCATATAATTTCTTGTCATATAATAAGCCTGAGTATCTGTTGGTCTACCCTTCAATTTTCTTATAGTGGAAGCTGCTAAAGCTGAATGAAACGGTTGCGCTCAATGGTCGCTTTTCTCCTATCATGTGAATATGTGTGCTCGTTTTCTCCTCATCGCTGTTGCTCACTCAATCAGCGCCTCTGTTTGCCTGTCCATCAGTCGCGTAGTTTTTCACAGAATAACAGAGAAAAACCGCAAAAGCTCAAAATGTTTTCGTTGTTATTTTTTGCctcgtttttttcttgtgaTAAGCAGGAAAAAAACCGCGAGGAGGAGGGGCAAAAAAACTGCGTCAGACTTTGGTGGCGTTGATGGCATGTGCCACATTTTTGgcgattaaaaaaaaaaggattcgTATGTGAATGCTGTTGACCATAAAGATGAAATGTAATTTAGCATATTTCTGTAGAAGTCTGAGTAGAAAGAACAAGATGATGGGCTGCCTGCCGGCTGATGTCGTTTCGCTTTTGccattgctttgactttaattaaaaaagttgcGCTTTGTGGCCAAAGAAAAAAGTtgggagacagagagagagagagagagacacagcCAAAAGCATTCACATTCATTCAACCACATATACTCCACAATTCCAATTTATGTTatcgaaaggaaaaaaaatggtAAGAGCCCAGAGAGAGAGTCCAGTTTTAAAGATGGTTTGaagagagcagcagcagcagcagctgtacGACCTCACTAAACCCAAATGCAAATGCACTAAGCAATATTAGTATGGGCAAGATATTAACAGCATATTTGACATAACAATATGCGGCAAAGTCTTTGGCAAGTAACAACACACAGCACAGCACAGCAACAGGAAACAATTTTTCAtattatgttagtttttattagCCACCCACCCAAAGAACAGCCAAGAGCCACTAGCAATAAGTATACATGGCCAAGTCAAGGCATTTCTCCTTACCCGCCCACTCAACTCGTGAAACATTGCTTGCATTTTTGCTTAAGCCAGTtcaaacccaaacccaaaccccTTGGCCAATGAAAGGCAAGACAAGACAAGCCAAGGCAAAACAGCTCATAAGACAATATAAAGTATGACAGCCATTTGGCAACACTTTGCAGGCCGTTAGCAATAGTGCCCCATGATCcccttcctcttttccattgCCCCTTGCATTAGCTACGcaagttttgggttttttcttcttattatTTTACTTTGAAATTCAGATGCTAAGACAAAAGAGCTGTCATAATTCGCTGCAAAATATTGTCACCCAAAAATTGCACTCATATGAGGCCAATTTGCTTTGGCCAAAACGAACCATTATGGccctctttcactctctcttgGTTGGCCATTGGCAAATGCTTTAGCTTTAGCTCCGGATGTATGCGCCATTTTCTAATATTGTAACGGAAGTAATTAATATGCGCAATAAATGTGAATCTTCCGACAAAAAGAATTGCTCTAATGGTAATGCTTTTCCTTGTATATATAATCTTCAAGCGACTCAAATAAAAGTGCCGAAAATAAGTTGccataaaatatttcacaGAGGACAGGAGGGAGaccaaaaacttttcacttCAAGCAAAGGAAAACATCGACTTGGCCATACCCTAAATCAAAAGTTAATCCACTGCTCTATAATTGATAAATTTTTGAACTGAAAACTAAAGGATATAAGAGAGTTAGAGGGCAAGAGTTCGTATGACAAAATATTCCCCATTCGAAATACTTTTTTTATGTcatttaataaacaatttatgcACTTTATTGCCCTCTTggtataaatattaagtaaatGGAGTGACTTAGTTTTGAATAGCAACAAAATAGCACTAAGATATTAAGCctaaatagaaaaaaagaaaaatgaaaggaaaaaaTGTTCAGAAAGTTCATgcttacaaatttaaaattcattcaaaatcCTGGCGATATCTTTCAAATACATATTCTATAAAATAGTGTCTGAAATatcttatatattttgtatatgttCAAGCAATTGGCAGAGATAAgtgaaagtttttcttttggatATCGTCAGCCATTATGTCTTTGTCAACCAAATTCGACAAGTTCTCATTGGTGCAGTTTGGCGCTGCATTTATGTTCTATGTGGAAAAGCACAAATTGATGGAGTTGATGAGTCGTTTGCTGGCCGAGATCTCCATCGAACCAGTGGATGATATCCGTCGCTGGTTGGGTGAAAATGTACGACGCATTGGTCATGATATCTATACGAAATCATTGGATGCCTTTCATCGTGGTGTATCAGGTGATTTCTATCAGTTGCCCAGGAGTTTCTTTCATCGCATAGTTTTGCATGGGCGTCCAGGTTCAGGTCGTCGTTCACTTGCCCATGCTCTGGGCCATCGTTGGGATTTACTTATTATCGATGCTGATGCATTAGCCTATCACTCCATCAATGGAGAGGATCAGGACAATGAACATGTCaagcaattgcaaaatgccATCGAAAAGGATTGTGTGTATGGCCGATCGCAGGCCATTGGAAATCTTATACAGCGGAGATTGCTCCAAGAAGATGCC is a window encoding:
- the LOC6651237 gene encoding uncharacterized protein LOC6651237, giving the protein MSLSTKFDKFSLVQFGAAFMFYVEKHKLMELMSRLLAEISIEPVDDIRRWLGENVRRIGHDIYTKSLDAFHRGVSGDFYQLPRSFFHRIVLHGRPGSGRRSLAHALGHRWDLLIIDADALAYHSINGEDQDNEHVKQLQNAIEKDCVYGRSQAIGNLIQRRLLQEDAIHRGWILYNYPNNSCEARELFDGFCVPPNRLIYLQLDERMARMRIITNSYTPSPQSSITYIDSQMEQYSKSEPALDAYLSHRREVIYIDAKRCFEEVKCEIMSELNKTPYVLGYKYGQPPARIE